The Colletotrichum higginsianum IMI 349063 chromosome 2, whole genome shotgun sequence genome has a segment encoding these proteins:
- a CDS encoding Pt repeat family protein, translating into MVSVTITYKKPGTQPPLFVAGSFSDPQWQPQEMLFTTEDGGEHTFHKSIEVPPSSQIQYKFRVGLGDWWVLNEDAPTVTDASGNRNNVLAAPESQENKQLNGDDAEQAAKVSESMEVSKSTTAQLPSQHESKPKVLDHLKDGDRQRLSSTPIEEVADTAAEVADSAAKLDAEEDTTRLAPLPKNVHHLKDEERKRLSSTPIEQVASVAAEVADSAQELDADEDVDERDALDDNPPPLFAHEALGPYEPSASDDEDDDSKRIDHHGTVDYDVDKYDLNDPTLERWPSNRNGIIDAVRKVETGRNEDQTFFHGAPVSPVIGSRRVSLDHYYEEAVLSSGPSSPGSTKRLELPRKSHGSMVSDRSLLSLGSIAEEDKETPNAEEANRENDGLVRVPSPAIRPTPNAFTSPASDEDEGVVMKGSKAKPVKSSEKAGPDSPSINGESNGRVSRDLSPKAQPAQPASSGSRVESPEQLAESSHAQDDSQSKSVAFDPSGEASTTGRDDGHKGQIKKRGPSSTERPGTPSSIHSVTDSKGGWLQAFFRVLFVDWIGSLFSRLFGTKRKA; encoded by the exons ATGGTTTCCGTAACAATCACGTACAAGAAACCAGGCACCCAACCtcccctcttcgtcgccggctcTTTCTCAGATCCACAATGGCAGCCTCAGGAAATGCTGTTCACCACTGAGGACGGCGGAGAACACACCTTTCACAAGAGCATTGAGGTGCCGCCTAGCTCGCAGATCCAGTACAAATTCCGTGTTGGTCTGGGAGACTGGTGGGTTCTTAATGAGGACGCTCCTACGG TGACCGACGCATCTGGCAACCGAAACAACGTCTTGGCAGCCCCAGAATCTCAAGAGAACAAACAGCTGAAcggtgacgacgccgaacAGGCCGCCAAGGTCTCCGAAAGTATGGAGGTTTCCAAGTCTACCACCGCCCAATTACCCTCCCAGCACGAGTCGAAGCCCAAGGTGTTAGATCACCTGAAGGATGGAGACCGGCAAAGACTCTCATCGACGCCAATTGAAGAAGTCGCGGATACTGCCGCAGAGGTCGCCGACAGCGCCGCGAAGCTTGACGCTGAAGAGGATACCACGCGTCTTGCACCGCTTCCCAAGAACGTGCATCATCtgaaggacgaggagcgAAAGCGTCTCTCTTCCACGCCCATCGAGCAGGTTGCCAGCGTGGCCGCTGAGGTTGCCGACAGTGCCCAAGAGCTGGATGCTGACGAG GATGTTGATGAAAGAGATGCATTGGATGACAACCCCCCACCTTTGTTTGCCCACGAAGCTCTCGGACCTTACGAACCTTCGGCCagtgacgacgaagatgacgattCCAAGAGAATTGATCACCACGGCACAGTGGATTACGACGTCGACAAGTACGATCTGAATGACCCGACGCTGGAGCGCTGGCCCTCGAACCGCAATGgcatcatcgacgccgtACGCAAGGTCGAGACTGGCCGTAACGAAGACCAGACGTTCTTCCACGGCGCCCCCGTCTCGCCTGTCATTGGATCGCGCAGAGTCAGTCTCGACCACTACTACGAGGAAGCTGTCCTCTCGTCAGGACCGTCTAGCCCGGGGTCTACCAAGAGGCTCGAGTTGCCTAGAAAGTCTCACGGCTCAATGGTATCGGACAGATCACTCCTGTCTCTGGGGTCAATTGCTGAAGAGGACAAGGAAACGCCGAACGCTGAGGAGGCCAACCGCGAGAACGACGGTTTGGTCCGGGTCCCGAGCCCTGCGATACGGCCAACACCGAACGCCTTTACATCTCCGGCaagcgacgaggacgagggagtCGTTATGAAGGGCTCCAAGGCCAAGCCCGTGAAGAGCTCCGAGAAGGCGGGGCCAGACTCGCCAAGCATCAACGGCGAGTCCAACGGTCGGGTTTCAAGGGATCTGTCGCCCAAGGCACAGCCGGCACAGCCAGCAAGCTCTGGCAGCCGCGTCGAGTCACccgagcagctcgccgagtCGAGCCATGCTCAGGATGACAGCCAATCCAAGTCTGTTGCTTTCGACCCTAGCGGTgaggcgtcgacgaccggccgagatgacggccACAAGGGACAAATCAAGAAGCGTGGACCTTCCTCGACCGAACGTCCTGGAACTCCCTCCTCGATACACAGCGTCACAGACAGCAAGGGCGGCTGGCTGCAGGCTTTCTTCCGCGTGCTGTTCGTAGACTGGATCGGTAGTTTGTTCAGCCGGTTATTCGGCACCAAGAGAAAGGCGTAA
- a CDS encoding Major facilitator superfamily transporter, whose product MTGSADGLPVATETSPLLRTSDSEIVNGTTVEVENGHANGAPATADDANDNRDGNPEMAKKMHILLPAVSIGIYLCAVDQLLTVATYAKIGSELHALNNTSWLATAYYITLTSFQPLYGKLSDIFGRKECLLFAYVVFALGSLGCGLAGSFPQLCVARAVAGIGGGGMNSVVAILLSDIVRASYQIATLGAMVPVAVLLVLAFVSTFFIREKALGK is encoded by the exons ATGACCGGCTCCGCTGACGGCCTCCCCGTTGCCACGGAGACTTCGCCGCTGCTGCGCACCTCCGACTCGGAGATCGTCAACGGCAccaccgtcgaggtcgagaatGGCCACGCCAACGGCGCCCCGGCCACGGCCGATGACGCCAACGACAACCGGGACGGCAACCCGgagatggccaagaagatGCACATCCTCCTCCCGGCCGTCAGTATCGGC ATCTACCTCTGCGCCGTCGACCAGCTGCTCACCGTCGCGACCTACGCCAAGATCGGCAGTGAGCTGCACGCCCTCAACAACACGAGCTGGCTCGCAACGGC CTACTACATCACCCTGACCAGCTTCCAGCCGCTCTACGGCAAGCTGAGCGACATCTTCGGCCGCAAGGAGtgcctcctcttcgcctacgtcgtcttcgccctcggcTCCCTGGGCTgcggcctcgccggctccTTCCCCCAGCTCTgcgtcgcccgcgccgtcgccggcatcggcggcggcggcatgaacagcgtcgtcgccatcctcctcaGCGACATC GTCAGGGCCAGCTACCAGATCGCGACGCTGGGCGCCATGGTCCCCGTGgcggtgctgctggtgctcgCTTTCGTCTCGACGTTCTTCATCCGCGAGAAGGCCTTGGGGAAGTAG
- a CDS encoding HET domain-containing protein, with protein sequence MKTAHRVPHDAAEEIKWEILRLKNKAVSDDTKGHSCEHCRIFIIRLRPVVNHSSEHGGKTLQFDTTDQEVFSMAASGCAFWSMIRERIAYLQLKEKVEQETERVSFDSEKHGFRLSDKHYQDLAVSLGGLEGREFLRLHHNPDVDWIRPRKHIFTNSSMCQKLPPPPPYQMRIMVQLIMRFSRIIWKSFCVDVRLGVFKSPTETSSIEQSATFLALVPPVNIAEAYENTIASPINLLPNSPTTFALIKNWLRRCEVQHKCGILNLPSLMPSLILKVLSRDSAILIKVPSNMRERYLALSYCWGRGTQKLLLNKDNKSALMSGISIPQLDPTIRDAMITTYELGHKLLWIDALCILQDDEDFKARELSRMGDIYRCASFTIVASAAKEVSEGFLAKRASTMEKTIPADKKSQLVFKMEANSHYSSSADPAPFPVIFRPGPKEMDRQEPWYRRAWTLQEALFSRRQLQYRNSQTTWICYCTEQKAQQYDGWVDARWHCDPGYSDADILEEVTELLWNRLKPAHISTIHDCWYRLITAYCDREMTHQTDRLPAISAIARKFAFISGDEYHYGLWKSDLATGLGWKVKNGPRPSRAGRVAAGSRPAPSWSWASVSCGITWLSLDPRKKSKDFDVLGCYINLSLPRGPSSKVQATDIHIRGLIVSISPIPKLYAESQGVMSEDGLIYIHPDYTDDDRLWTDSGSKAELLVLSTKTELVNGIVLVEKGTGRYVRVGTFETVQYAERRVVVGWSTEKEYLAQVRRFFGGKENIREIVLV encoded by the exons ATGAAGACAGCACACCGTGTACCTCACGACGCCGCGGAGGAAATCAAATGGGAGATTTTACGACTGAAGAACAAGGCTGTGTCCGACGACACAAAGGGGCACTCCTGCGAGCACTGCCGGATTTTCATCATCAGACTCCGGCCGGTGGTGAACCATAGCTCAGAACATGGTGGGAAGACTTTGCAATTTGACACGACAGACCAGGAAGTCTTCAGCATGGCCGCGTCGGGCTGCGCCTTCTGGTCGATGATCAGAGAACGGATTGCCTACCTGCAGCTAAAGGAGAAGGTGGAACAAGAAACCGAGAGGGTTTCTTTCGATAGTGAAAAACATGGCTTTCGGCTGTCGGATAAGCACTACCAAGACCTCGCCGTCTCTCTTGGAGGTCTCGAGGGGAGGGAGTTCCTACGCCTTCACCACAACCCGGATGTCGACTGGATCCGCCCCCGGAAGCACATCTTCACAAACTCTTCCATGTGCCAAAAgctcccgccgcctcccccaTACCAAATGAGGATCATGGTTCAGCTCATCATGCGCTTCTCTCGCATCATATGGAAGTCTTTTTGTGTGGACGTCAGACTGGGTGTCTTCAAGAGTCCTACCGAGACCAGTTCGATAGAGCAAAGTGCTACGTTCTTGGCACTTGTACCCCCCG TCAACATTGCAGAAGCGTACGAGAACACTATCGCCTCGCCCATAAATCTGCTGCCAAACAGTCCAACTACGTTTGCCCTTATCAAGAACTGGCTGCGGAGATGTGAGGTCCAACACAAGTGTGGGATCCTCAACTTACCCTCCTTGATGCCGTCACTGATCCTAAAGGTGTTAAGCCGGGACTCGGCAATATTGATCAAAGTGCCATCGAACATGAGAGAGAGGTACCTCGCGCTATCCTACTGCTGGGGGCGAGGGACCCAGAAACTCCTTCTCAACAAGGACAATAAGTCCGCTTTGATGTCCGGAATCAGCATACCGCAGCTGGACCCGACTATTCGGGACGCCATGATCACAACGTACGAGCTCGGTCACAAGCTCCTCTGGATTGACGCACTTTGTATTCTtcaagacgacgaggattTTAAAGCGAGGGAGCTGTCTAGGATGGGCGACATCTACCGATGTGCCTCATTCACCATCGTCGCGTCCGCGGCAAAGGAGGTCAGCGAGGGGTTTCTCGCCAAGCGAGCCTCAACCATGGAGAAAACCATCCCAGCAGACAAGAAATCGCAGCTCGTGTTCAAGATGGAAGCCAATTCGCACTACAGCTCGTCGGCCGACCCGGCACCGTTTCCCGTTATTTTCAGACCGGGACCGAAAGAGATGGACAGACAGGAACCGTGGTACAGGCGGGCATGGACGCTTCAAGAAGCGCTGTTCAGCAGGCGGCAGCTCCAGTATCGCAACAGCCAGACGACGTGGATCTGCTACTGCACCGAACAGAAGGCGCAGCAGTATGACGGTTGGGTGGACGCCAGATGGCACTGCGACCCGGGCTACAGCGACGCAGACATCCTAGAAGAAGTGACGGAATTGTTATGGAATCGTCTCAAACCTGCTCACATTTCCACCATCCACGACTGTTGGTATCGTCTCATTACCGCCTACTGCGACCGGGAGATGACGCACCAGACGGACCGCCTGCCTGCGATATCCGCCATAGCGAGAAAGTTTGCCTTCATCTCAGGAGACGAGTATCATTACGGGCTGTGGAAGTCCGATCTGGCAACGGGTCTGGGATGGAAGGTAAAGAACGGTCCTCGGCCATCACGCGCAGGCCGTGTTGCTGCTGGTTCACGGCCAGCACCTTCCTGGAGTTGGGCATCTGTTAGTTGCGGAATAACTTGGTTGAGCTTAGACCCTCGGAAGAAGAGCAAAGACTTTGATGTGCTAGGCTGCTATATCAACCTGTCATTGCCGAGGGGCCCCTCCAGCAAGGTCCAAGCAACCGATATTCACATCCGCGGCTTGATCGTGTCCATTTCCCCCATCCCGAAGCTCTATGCTGAGTCACAGGGGGTCATGTCGGAAGACGGTCTGATCTACATACACCCTGATTATACGGACGACGACAGACTGTGGACGGATTCCGGGTCCAAAGCTGAACTGCTGGTACTTAGTACCAAAACAGAGTTGGTAAACGGTATCGTGCTGGTGGAGAAGGGCACTGGCCGGTACGTCCGCGTTGGCACCTTTGAAACTGTACAGTACGCGGAACGGAGGGTAGTAGTAGGCTGGTCAACAGAAAAAGAATACCTGGCTCAGGTTAGGAGATTtttcggcggcaaggagaaCATTCGTGAAATTGTGCTGGTCTAG
- a CDS encoding Carboxylic ester hydrolase, with translation MGWVRMHQYKEPFTNTTAKDEENHLHPRSTKPNKQTHRSSAISVDNPLLEMALSLAQNCVPGTFDPSVFGASVLALEANLVTNYSASAPEGVRFTSPAAELRNATFCNVTVTYTHPGQGDRIVVEAWLPSSSSSSSCSAPGGGWNERFLAVGGGGYAAGRIWLSYGAMNGALADGYATVTTDAGLGSSEDPTPWALLSPGNVDLYGLQNLAYVSLYDQAVIGKSLVKSFYGRDPAYSYWTGCSQGGRQGLALAQRYPDLYDGIVAGAPAINWTRLFAHIHWPQQVMNELGAYPYPCELDAIVRAAVAACDGADGVVDGVISDAGACLDAFDAFSLVGTRTACPQAGGADKTISEAAAVVVNATWRGVVTADGESIYPGILPGADLTGNLNGLGGIAGTSCDADGCAGAPVVLGTTWFQLFLAKDASFPLGNMTRERFDALVHRGEQQYQSMLDTADPDLRAFKAAGGKMVSFHGLTDNVIPPAGIAAYYDAVAGVTPDIRDFYRHFEAPGLAHCYGGASGPPTGLFSQLRDWVENGASPPERTPVRVAVVDEEAATTTTHERILCAYPQRAALDDGCGDASRAECWSCAGEARVS, from the exons ATGGGATGGGTTCGCATGCACCAGTATAAAGAGCCCTTCACCAACACGACTGCAAAGGATGAAGAAAACCACCTTCACCCGCGTTCTACGAAACCCAACAAACAGACACACCGGTCGTCGGCGATATCTGTGGACAACCCACTCCTCGAGATGGCCCTCTCACTCGCGCAGAACTGCGTGCCGGGCACCTTCGACCCGTCCGTCTTCGGCGCCTCGGTGCTAGCCCTCGAGGCGAACCTGGTGACCAACTACAGCGCCTCTGCCCCGGAAGGCGTCCGCTtcacctcgccggccgccgagctccgcAACGCCACCTTCTGCAACGTCACCGTCACCTACACCCACCCGGGCCAGGGCGACAggatcgtcgtcgaggcctggctgccgtcatcgtcgtcgtcgtcgtcgtgttCAGCGCCGGGCGGTGGTTGGAACGAGCGGTTCTTGGCCGTCGGGGGCGGGGGgtacgccgccggccgcatcTGGCTGAGCTACGGCGCCATGaacggcgccctcgccgacggctaCGCCACCGTCACCACGGACGCCGGCCTAGGTTCCTCGGAGGACCCTACCCCCTGGGCCCTCCTCAGCCCCGGCAACGTCGACCTGTACGGCCTGCAGAACCTGGCCTACGTGTCCCTGTACGACCAG GCGGTCATCGGCAAGTCTCTCGTCAAGAGCTTCTACGGCCGCGACCCGGCGTACTCGTACTGGACCGGCTGCTCCCAAGGCGGCCGGCAGGGCCTCGCGCTGGCCCAGCGGTACCCGGACCTctacgacggcatcgtcgccggcgcgccCGCCATCAACTGGACCCGGCTGTTCGCCCACATCCACTGGCCGCAGCAGGTCATGAACGAGCTGGGCGCGTACCCGTACCCGTgcgagctcgacgccatcgtaagagccgccgtggccgcgtgcgacggggccgacggcgtcgtcgacggcgtcatctCGGACGCCGGCGCGTGCCTCGACGCCTTCGACGCCTTCTCCCTCGTtgggacgcggacggcctgTCCGCAGGCGGGCGGGGCCGACAAGACCATCAgcgaggccgcggccgtcgtcgtcaacgccacgtggcgcggcgtcgtcaccgccgacggcgagagcATCTACCCGGGGATCCTGCCGGGGGCGGATCTCACGGGCAACCTGAACGGGCTGGGCGGCATCGCGGGCACGAGCTGCGACGCGGACGGCTGCGCGGGGGCGCCCGTGGTGCTCGGCACCACGTGGTTCCAGCTATTCCTGGCCAAGGACGCGAGCTTCCCGCTCGGGAACATGACGCGCGAGCGGTTCGACGCGCTCGTCCACCGGGGAGAGCAGCAGTATCAGTCCATGCTGGACACGGCCGACCCGGACCTGCGGGCCTTCAAGGCCGCGGGGGGCAAGATGGTCTCTTTCCACGGTCTC ACCGATAACGTCATCCCGCCGGCCGGGATAGCGGCGTACTACGACGCCGTGGCGGGCGTCACCCCGGACATCCGGGACTTCTACCGGCACTTCGAGGCGCCCGGGCTCGCGCACTGCTACGGCGGAGCGAGCgggccgccgacggggctCTTCTCGCAGCTGCGCGACTGGGTCGAGAACGGCGCGTCCCCTCCCGAGCGGACGCCGGTGAGggtggccgtcgtcgacgaggaggcggcgacgacgacgacgcacGAGAGGATACTGTGCGCGTACCCGCAGAGGGCGGCGTTGGACGACGGCTGCGGCGACGCGTCGCGGGCCGAGTGCTGGTCGTGTGCCGGCGAGGCGCGCGTCTCGTAG
- a CDS encoding 6-phosphogluconolactonase, producing the protein MSNKQPNLFAYPSVDDLAPALRSYVIQAQNAGLSRHGAFKVAVSGGSLPKTLAQALLPPSSGPDDQVHFAKWEIFFADERAVPLDHDDSNYALLKKELLDKIPADQGAPTVHPIDTTYLNDTQELADQYEKTLVTSFASRDSVRLPIFDLLLLGSGPDGHTCSLFPGHELLRETTAWVAPIEDSPKPPPKRITLTLPVVNHAVKIAFVATGAGKKDIMKRIFEHGDGLPCALVNEGAGDRVSWFVDNAAVEGVSYPRRPFL; encoded by the coding sequence ATGAGCAACAAACAGCCGAACCTCTTCGCGTACCCTTcggtcgacgacctcgcgCCCGCACTGCGATCCTACGTCATCCAGGCCCAGAATGCCGGCCTGAGCCGTCACGGCGCCTTCAAGGtcgccgtctcgggcggcTCCCTGCCCAAGACTCTGGCCCAGGCCCTcctgccgccctcgtccgGCCCCGACGACCAAGTCCACTTCGCCAAGTGGGAgatcttcttcgccgacgagcgtGCCGTGCCCCTCGACCACGACGACTCCAACTACGCCCTTCTCAAGAAGGAGCTGCTCGACAAGATCCCCGCCGACCAGGGTGCCCCGACCGTCCACCCCATCGACACCACCTACCTGAACGACACCCAGGAGCTGGCCGACCAGTACGAGAAGACGCTCGTCACCAGCTTCGCCAGCCGCGACAGCGTGCGCCTGCCCATCTTTGAcctcctgctgctcggctccggccccgacggccaCACCTGCAGTCTGTTCCCCGGCCACGAGCTGCTGCGTGAGACCACCGCCTGGGTCGCCCCCATCGAGGACTCGCCCAAGCCCCCTCCCAAGCGCATCACCCTCACCCTGCCCGTCGTCAACCATGCCGTCAAGatcgccttcgtcgccaccggcgccggcaagaaGGACATCATGAAGCGCATCTTTGAGCACGGCGACGGTCTGCCCTGCGCCCTCGTCaacgagggcgccggcgaccgcGTCAGCTGGTTCGTcgacaacgccgccgtcgaagGCGTCAGCTACCCCCGTCGTCCTTTCTTGTGA
- a CDS encoding Wd tetratricopeptide repeat domain-containing protein, which translates to MSTASTTTTGNESPLDDDASHRADHLLDRRRQLTDALTNLPYDLILYLERAVVHSELAYPDLAAGDAYRALLLTDEVLNEGFEYHDQAVESLQSRPLDPLPLVLDHGHLLKIGSDYVEDEPKNQAGLVAQVAKLSSIRAFQILSLSLLLCGCLKSAYEFCERGLALAPDNDELLQTMGYIKDMARRRLRRKDFNPNVLPEWGLVRREVYPWNSYEPDRFAPESLDFLNSELAKFAPKCVVQASELPVLLEAASDTDDYDIIPTCKQLGLFVKDDVAPGETVLDEYSLLTANNRLKEPVCDACSSNLPPLGTEPAAVNCDECYDTVFCSQKCHDLAQETYHPAVCDKDVDAIAKDPDASEADETLHLLLLARVLAMSNHQEIHPLDVMQMKYIWGDFVPSASNDIEITPSANPPPEWTLPFSFKYNVETPLHILEKMDVDIYTTLDKHDLWVLNTLYSKFRGTASARKNPRDGRPDVAAVHPFWCLANHDCNPNVTWEWGGRMLLWARKEKIVGNVPGGLKAGDEVLNHYCDISLPVEQRREWAKGSLGGWCMCQRCRDEAAAAAAGDRAAGDGTAGDDHVA; encoded by the coding sequence ATGTCTACAGCAAGCACCACAACGACGGGCAATGAGTCGCcccttgacgacgatgccTCTCACCGTGCAGACCATCTCCtcgaccgtcgccgtcagcTGACCGACGCGCTGACCAATCTCCCCTACGACCTGATTCTCTATCTTGAGCGCGCCGTCGTTCACTCGGAGCTGGCGTAccccgacctcgccgccggtgacgccTACCGTGCTCTACTTCTGACCGACGAGGTCCTCAACGAGGGCTTCGAGTACCACGACCAAGCCGTCGAAAGTCTCCAGTCACGCCCTCTCGACCCTCTGCCCCTAGTCTTAGACCACGGCCACCTGCTGAAGATCGGAAGCGACTACGTCGAAGACGAGCCAAAGAACCAGGCTGGCCTGGTGGCGCAGGTCGCCAAGCTATCCTCCATACGCGCCTTCCAGATCCTGTCCCTCAGCCTGCTGCTGTGTGGCTGTCTGAAGAGCGCCTATGAGTTTTGCGAGCGAGGCTTGGCCCTGGCTCCTGACAACGACGAGCTGCTCCAGACCATGGGCTATATCAAGGACATGGCCCGCCGGAGACTTCGCAGGAAAGACTTCAACCCCAACGTCCTGCCGGAATGGGGGCTTGTCCGGAGGGAGGTTTACCCCTGGAACTCGTACGAACCGGACCGCTTCGCACCCGAGTCTCTCGACTTCCTGAACTCGGAACTGGCCAAGTTTGCGCCCAAATGCGTCGTCCAGGCGTCCGAGCTACCCGTTCTGCTCGAGGCAGCCAGCGACACAGATGACTACGACATCATACCCACTTGCAAGCAGCTGGGCCTTTTCGTTAAGGATGATGTCGCGCCGGGGGAGACCGTCTTGGACGAGTACTCGCTCCTGACGGCCAACAACCGCCTCAAGGAGCCCGTCTGCGACGCGTGCAGTTCCAATTTGCCGCCCTTGGGCACTGAGCCCGCCGCTGTCAACTGCGATGAGTGCTACGATACCGTCTTTTGCAGTCAAAAGTGCCACGACCTGGCGCAGGAAACCTATCATCCTGCCGTCTGCGACAAGGACGTTGACGCCATTGCCAAGGACCCCGACGCCTCAGAAGCGGACGAGACCTTGCACCTGTTGCTGCTCGCCCGCGTCCTGGCCATGTCTAACCATCAGGAGATTCACCCCCTGGATGTTATGCAGATGAAGTACATCTGGGGCGACTTCGTGCCCTCGGCATCCAACGACATCGAGATCACACCCTCTGCGAACCCGCCACCGGAATGGACATTGCCCTTCTCATTTAAGTACAACGTTGAGACGCCCCTGCACATCCTCGAGAAGATGGATGTGGACATCTACACCACACTCGACAAGCATGACTTGTGGGTCCTTAATACCCTCTACAGCAAATTCCGCggcacggcgtcggcgcgcaAGAACCCTCGAGACGGCCGGCCAGACGTTGCGGCGGTACATCCTTTTTGGTGTCTTGCCAACCACGACTGCAACCCGAACGTTACATGGGAGTGGGGTGGACGAATGTTGCTCTGGGCACGGAAAGAGAAGATCGTGGGCAACGTCCCGGGAGGACTCAAGGCCGGGGACGAGGTGCTAAACCATTACTGCGACATCTCGCTTCCAGTCGAACAGAGAAGAGAATGGGCCAAGGGAAGTCTCGGTGGATGGTGCATGTGTCAACGCTGCCGAGAcgaagctgctgccgccgccgccggcgatcGTGCTGCTGGCGACGGTACTGCTGGCGACGACCACGTTGCCTGA
- a CDS encoding Protein disulfide isomerase: MSFKTLLPLLALAGAGWGWQHKTEAEVRDALKSNEFSLVASLEQHWSSVEEDIPTAFSVDCPSTASLCADLDVASFPAIRLYHQDGTKHHFRGPRKASEITAFVRRMLRPAVTPLDDKKAVNSFRDADDVVVVAHLAASEEGLRERFAELAARRRDRHTFGLVTVDEAPGRVACYNNPDGAFHMTSELDAPGAMDEMLRKCASQLVPRLTRRNEAEHLSTGKSLTYFFSRNEGTLDAWTSAVKSLARKYHKYITFVTVDLGEYPEMPALFGLPADAAEGVAVHNPTVGMAFPFKGGEITVEAVEQHIIDISEGNADAWQVGEPGPEEEKEEEEEEAVVVQEEVQKAQKESEDERAAAQEDKKAEESDVAGEEKSAAHDEL, encoded by the exons ATGTCGTTCAAGACTCTCTTGCCCCTCCTGGcgctcgccggcgcgggaTGGGGCTGGCAGCAcaagaccgaggccgaggtccgcGATGCCCTCAAATCGAACGAGTTCAGCCTGGTGGCGT CCCTTGAGCAGCACTGGTCctccgtcgaggaggacatcCCGACCGCCTTCTCGGTCGACTGCCCGTCCACCGCCTCGCTGtgcgccgacctcgacgtcgcctcGTTCCCCGCCATCCGGCTGTACCACCAGGACGGCACGAAACACCACTTCCGCGGCCCCAGAAAGGCTTCCGA AATCACCGCCTTCGTCCGCCGCATGCTCCGCCCCGCCGTGAcgcccctcgacgacaagaaggcCGTCAACTCCTTCcgtgacgccgacgacgtcgtcgtcgtcgcccacctcgccgcctccgaggAGGGCCTGCGCGAGCGcttcgccgagctcgccgcccgccgccgcgaccgcCACAccttcggcctcgtcaccgtcgacgaggccccCGGCCGCGTCGCCTGCTACAACAACCCGGACGGCGCCTTCCACATGACCTCGGAGCTGGACGCCCCCGGCGCCATGGACGAGATGCTGCGCAAGTGCGCCTCGCAGCTGGTCCCGCGTCTGACGCGCCGCAACGAGGCCGAGCACCTGAGT ACCGGAAAGTCGCTGACGTACTTCTTCTCCCGGAACGAGGGAACCCTCGACGCCTGGACGTCCGCCGTCAAGTCCCTGGCCCGCAAGTACCACAAGTACATCACCTTCGTcaccgtcgacctcggcgagtACCCCGAGATGCCGGCCCTCTTTGGCCTGCCGGCggacgcggccgagggcgtcgccgtgcACAACCCGACCGTCGGCATGGCGTTCCCCTTCAAGGGCGGCGAGAtcaccgtcgaggccgtcgagcagcaCATCATCGACATCTCCGAGGGTAACGCCGACGCGTGGCAGGTGGGCGAGCCGGggccggaggaggagaaggaggaggaggaggaagaggcggtggtggtgcaggAAGAGGTGCAGAAGGCGCAGAAAGAAagcgaggacgagagggcggcggctcaagaggacaagaaggccgaggagtCCGATGTGGCTGGCGAGGAGAAGTCCGCGGCGCACGACGAGCTCTGA